TTCCCCTTCTGATATAAattttgtagtataaaaataattgatgttAAGGTGTGATGACTTAAAACGCAATAAATCTTCTGCATCAGTTTACAGTCCACTACTTCATCCATTTTATCATCAATGATCCATAATGTGTGTATATCCTTATCAACAAGAAAATCACTTTCATCAGGCAGTTCCAGTTGAAATGAAATGTTGGAGACAGTTTTTTTCAATTCATCGAAGACATCTTGCCATATGCTGTAACAGTAGTATATCTTCTGAGGTGGTATTGTAAACATTTCCTGAGCGTTCTCTAATAATCTTTTAATGTATGTAGTTTTTCCTGAACCCGTTGGACCGACACATATTGAAGTCATgggtgtttgaaatttcaccAAACTCATGATGATCACCTCTTGCTCGAATGATGATTGTTACCATGTGTCTCatcattttaaacactttttcatATGCAGTGTGAATAGGTTTTACCAATCACATTGAAAACAAAGATGTCGTTTGCTTGATGATTATCACTGAAAAAATCGTGAATGTTAGTTAGATCATACTCTCTACATAAGAGTGATAAGATGAAAATGCAATATTGACCGCATACTGATGAATTCTCACTCTGTAATCGTTTTTGATTTATTTCCAGAGATATCGCATTGTGTTCAAAGAATTTTAAGAAGTGACGTGAATAATAATCGGGAGAGTGTGCGAAGCTGTCGAAAAATATCCCTCTTCGTTCCTCATTTATGAAAAAGGCGATCCAGTGTGCACCATTCTCAAAATGATTTTCAGTGTTACAAATAAATCCCATGGGTCGATTTCTCACTATCTTAGGTATCTGATCTGCTGCAAATATACCAACAATTTTATCCTTCATTAGTTCATCACAATTAATCATACACTCCAATTGCATAGTGTTCATTCTTGAATTATGATGTCTCGAGTTTGAGTTATTTCAAAATATCCACTAAATTCACTATAAATGATTATAGTTGTTGGTTCAGTGAGGGGAGAATCAAATGTGCATTCCAAATTGACACGTTCATTccttttcaatgttaaataatcTAAACCTTCAAAAATTGGTTCCAGTTGAAAGGCATACAAGGCATATCCTTCAGAAAAACTGTCTCTGTTTAATCCATTACCACAGTCTTGCAGAGTTTTCCCAGCAACCTCAAATAGATTGCGAAATGCAACAATGGATGATTCTCCACTTGACGAGTCAAATTTTACTCTGACAGGATTCCCGGAAACTGGCACTCCCTCAACTTTAAGATTTATTTCACTTAGGTGGCAATGTTTGAATGTCCACGGACATAGTGAGTAGTCACCTGCTATGTTTTGACTCCCCGTAAAGGCTATCAATACCTTATTGGGTCTATTATTCTGGAATATGTTGTTGAAGTTAAAACTTATTTGACCAGCTGGAAGTGAAATTGTGCGAACATCATTTTGCACAATGGGATATTTAGCGTTTACTGTCCTGAGTATAGAATCGTGGCCATATACAATGCCGGGGTGAACGTGGATCTTTGCTATTGATAGATACATATCTTCAATCTCAAGGTAATAATCAGCATCTTCATCAACCGACATTAGATAAAATTCTGGTCTCGATCTGTAGAATTTCACAGTAACTCCTACTTGATTTAATATGTAACGATTCATTGAAAACAGGGGATGGAAAATGTTTCCTTCAAGATCAACAGttttaccattttttatgtatgctGTTCTTCTGTAGAGCCCAAGATTTGATCCTGTGTTACAATCTGCATCATCCAATGTTCCTTGATGATCGTCTATCCATAATTGACTTGAGAGCTGCGATTCTTTAGCTTCTTTCCCATATTTCAATAAAGTTTGCATATAAGCTTTGTAAGGGTAAAATCCTGTTGAAGATgtgacaattttattttgaattaaaacatctATTTGATTAAATAATGCATGCAAAACATAGTTCACAGGCCCGCAATTAACGTCACTGCTATCTGCTATGGTTCCATCTCCTCTTTTAAGTCTTAGACGTACATGCATTGTTGATTTACTTAAGTCTAGATACTCTGTTCCACCAGATATGTGAAACTCTATTGGCGATGTCTTTGTAAAAGTTGCAGCTGGTCGAATATGTTCATATGTGATTCTTGTGACTGCAGTTTGATGACCTGGTAGATTGAATAAAGACAACTGACTTGGTTGCAGCTCATGAAATGTTTCAGGATTTATTttagccattttgaattttactggaAAATATCCTTTTCAATTAGCTGattctttaatctttttttcacACTCTGTACACTTCCTTTCttactgtttgttttatttttccttcctcctttctttgtctttttcgttttcttCTGCTCCCCTCTATGGCTTTTTCTATTACTGTTTTGTAACTTCCCACGTTTGCGTTTTATCTTTTTCACAGCTCGACTAATTTCCGACTTAGCATTTTCCACCTGCTGCTGTGCATGTGTTACAAGTTTAATGGGTGATTGCGCATGTGGTTTACTTTGTGGTAATGTGATTGGTTCCATGAAGCTAGCTGCTGAATTAGTGAGGGAACCACCACTCTGGATAGTTCTTCTGTATGAATTATTAAGATATGAATTGTGATGTTTGTCATTCGCTAGATTTTCATAGTACATTATCCATGTCCTAGGGTCTAGCACATATTGAGAATTGTTCAATTCCATGATTATCATGCAAAGTATGGATACGACCTGAAGTGCAGTGTAATCGACActggattttttaaaaatgatgcaTGACTCCCTTGCATGTCAGTAATAAAGAATTCAATGTCTCTTATTTCACTTTTCACCACTGGAATGTATGCAAGTTGATCAAAGTGGTAGTATTCAGTTTGAGAGCAGCAACATATTCGCTTCAATAAGGGTTGTTTGTTACCATCGACTATTACATCACCGCAtatgtttgcatatatatatagatcattaTTTGATGATAATTTAATATCAACTAATGcgactttccattttgatttcATCACTATTGGCGTCTGAAGATATGTACGGAATTTGTGTGGTCTGTTATGTGGGTAAATGTCTAAATTTTTGTTACTGTTAATGACCATGTAAAAGCTCATTTTAAAAGTCAACAATATCTCTCTCAGGAATCCACTGACAAAAACGTTTATCCCAATCCTGGAATTTTACATAACCCTCACGTTGACCATTCCGCCTTCGCCATTTAAGCACTTTCTCAACAAACCACAATGCGTCAGCCTCCTTTTTCACACGCTGCAACTCTGTATAATTGAAATTGCCTACAACTTCCTTGTCCAAAAAATCTTGTACTTTATAAAAGATTTTCCCATGTATTAGAAATCgtctatatattttaaatatttcggaggtccACTGTTGCTGATAAGCTCTTTGAAACGGTTTCTTCAAATGGCTCAGTCTTACCATgtcattgattttaaaatgaaactgtTTCCCTCTTTTACGTTGTACTTTTAATGTTTCTTTCTTTTCTCTGATTCGTTTTTCTTTGGGTGGagttttaatatacatatatgcccacaaatcatatttgtttttctcattcaCATCTTTTGGAGCTGTATTATTTAAACTTCTATGTGGCGTTGCATTATAACTTGCTACCAAATTTTGTAGAACATTGAGATAGCTATAAGTTCTATGCTTTGTAAAATATCGGAACATCATCCTCCGAAATGTCAAATTGACCCTCTCTGCTATTGACGCTTTACTACTGTCGGAATTTAAATAGACATGATGGtaaatgtcatattttttaaacacaCGTTTCAAATCTTTGTTTTTGAATTCAGTTCCCGCATCTGTGGAAACCTTCAAAGGGATTTTACCATGTTTGAAGATTTTTTCAAATGCATCAGCTACTGTCTTCCCAAACTTGTTTTTTAATGGATAAATCCATAAAAACCGTGTGAAAATATCGATAACAACCAACAGGAAACGTGTCTTATTGTTATATTTCTGTATGTTGGATACATCCATAAGGTCAGCATCGTATTGCTCATACGGTTCcgatacaattattttcactcttttaattcTACGTTTTACAGGTTTTTGTAAATTGTAGTCGTCTATTTTTTCCATCCATTTCCTGATCTTGTATACGCTTGGTACATTTCCATCTCTTGATGTCTTCAACGTTTGATAAATTTTTTCAGCACTTAGGTATGCTCCCCCATTTGCTGTATTGTAATATACATTCCTAAGTTTTTCATCTAAATCATCATTTTCCATTGTTAAAAATAGGTTCCAAATCTATCATTTTTTCAACTTTATCTATTATGCGAGATGCTCTGTGCGGTGTTTTCAATATAGTATTTTTCCAATCTGTTGATTGTAAAAATGTAAGTTGATAGTAGACTCTCACATTATCTGGAATATTTGATTGTCTGACTAAATTAACAAAATCGGTGTACACTTTATCTGtttctacttgataaaaaaaatcccatgcaTTTCCTCCACTTATGTGTTCCACTTGATTTTCCTTCTTCAGAATGTCAAAAACTGACTTTGCATATATTATATCGAATATGTTATCAAGTCTGGCTATATTTTCACATGATTCTATCTCATCcatgttttattaataataataataatttataatgtatgatatttttgtttgggttagggttagggttagggttagggttagggttagggttaattattatatttaccaattaaacttttatcaaattaaagctctcaaattgttttaaatgttcctttTACTACTTCCATATCCAGCATATCAACAATTTAAATGATTGGTAATGCGTTAAAttgtttaatgaaatgaaaattttttttaaatgttcaatttacTTTTACTACTTCCATATCCAGCATATCAACAATGTTAAATTGATTGGTAATGCATTAAAATTGTTTAAtgcagtgaaaaaaaaaataaaaacattcttttatattttacaaattaaaaatcaatattttgatattatccaACAAATATATTATGCAATTTTTGCTGACGGGGGCAAAATTTTTGTCAACGTGGCAAAAATATTTGCTGCTGCCACACAATATATACTACTCATTtctctaaaatatcaaaaacaaaatactcATTGTTTAATGCAAGAGCTATCAAACGCGAGAGAAAAGATAAATAACGCGTCATACATTTCTAAATCACTTCTTTTAATATCAAttggagaaataaaaaaataataaaaaaattcttcaatgTAATTAGATATTATTGCTTCGGACAATATTGATACAATATTGAGAAAGTTCTATAGTGCTCTCATCCTATGCCGTGACACATTATTAAGCCGTGAcacaataaaaatttcaaatgaaaatcaatgAATCAGTTCACATAAATTAACACATTCCAAAACATTATTTATTCTCTTCTTCggttataggttgcatttctgtaaatattgacaatgcaatttcccataggaactccttttacggctaaaactgtaccactttaaccatgaagttttgaaaaatatcttatcctagaattgaaagtttatatgcaccacaatttttttcaaagatcaaaatatagggctgtgcggcatattttcaacgtttatatgccctgaacttctcagagtttaaactgaCACTAACTTTTTTAACTACcactacctcgaatgaaaggttaccacagatttcaatgtaaacaatatgcacgtgtatatttactggtaacattcccaagttatgtctctgtgagacgaaacacagagagcataactgggaaccagtatgtaaacaaaattagttttctatgaatattcaagatctccccaaaagaggcgtggtttgagaaacagctgtatttacaaagtgcaatcAAAAAAGAGcttatttcttttcaaaacatTGTCTTCACATACATACAACACGGAAGCGCTTGAGAcaattgtcttttgatttttaaaaagacTGTACTGTAAAAcgtgatgtttttttctttatgaaaTAATGTCCATTAATAACTGATGTTCCATCAGAAAAAGTCGACCCCACTCATTAGTTTCTTCTCCTGTTAACATAATTATGACTCCCGATG
The window above is part of the Mytilus edulis chromosome 6, xbMytEdul2.2, whole genome shotgun sequence genome. Proteins encoded here:
- the LOC139526666 gene encoding uncharacterized protein F54H12.2-like, producing MAKINPETFHELQPSQLSLFNLPGHQTAVTRITYEHIRPAATFTKTSPIEFHISGGTEYLDLSKSTMHVRLRLKRGDGTIADSSDVNCGPVNYVLHALFNQIDVLIQNKIVTSSTGFYPYKAYMQTLLKYGKEAKESQLSSQLWIDDHQGTLDDADCNTGSNLGLYRRTAYIKNGKTVDLEGNIFHPLFSMNRYILNQVGVTVKFYRSRPEFYLMSVDEDADYYLEIEDMYLSIAKIHVHPGIVYGHDSILRTVNAKYPIVQNDVRTISLPAGQISFNFNNIFQNNRPNKVLIAFTGSQNIAGDYSLCPWTFKHCHLSEINLKVEGVPVSGNPVRVKFDSSSGESSIVAFRNLFEVAGKTLQDCGNGLNRDSFSEGYALYAFQLEPIFEGLDYLTLKRNERVNLECTFDSPLTEPTTIIIYSEFSGYFEITQTRDIIIQE
- the LOC139526667 gene encoding uncharacterized protein, whose translation is MENDDLDEKLRNVYYNTANGGAYLSAEKIYQTLKTSRDGNVPSVYKIRKWMEKIDDYNLQKPVKRRIKRVKIIVSEPYEQYDADLMDVSNIQKYNNKTRFLLVVIDIFTRFLWIYPLKNKFGKTVADAFEKIFKHGKIPLKVSTDAGTEFKNKDLKRVFKKYDIYHHVYLNSDSSKASIAERVNLTFRRMMFRYFTKHRTYSYLNVLQNLVASYNATPHRSLNNTAPKDVNEKNKYDLWAYMYIKTPPKEKRIREKKETLKVQRKRGKQFHFKINDMVRLSHLKKPFQRAYQQQWTSEIFKIYRRFLIHGKIFYKVQDFLDKEVVGNFNYTELQRVKKEADALWFVEKVLKWRRRNGQREGYVKFQDWDKRFCQWIPERDIVDF